The Kocuria sp. TGY1127_2 genome includes a window with the following:
- the pstA gene encoding phosphate ABC transporter permease PstA, producing MSTTATTASKLTSGQSPRWLPAVIGLSALIVGAALSALVGFSIALWVVFAAIIFVIAGPLVVGIIEGRRKGQDAFARYLIYGAFLLALIPLISVIWVVLSRGVPGLSGNLLGTSMNGVSGVTDNEAANGGPVYGGAYHAIAGTVIITFWATLMSVPIGLLTAVFLTEYSGSNAAFRWMGRIITFLVDVMTGIPSIVAGLFAVALFVQVLGDPSARFGFIASVALSVLMIPTVVRNTEEMLKIVPNELREASYALGVRKWRTITKVVIPTAISGISSGVTLAIARVIGETAPILVTAGFVSSINFNAFSGWMTTLPTFIYYQIMNPTSPTNPQVSEGRAWASALILIILVMALNLIARLISKLFAPKTGR from the coding sequence ATGAGCACGACAGCGACCACCGCATCCAAACTCACCAGCGGACAGTCCCCCCGATGGCTTCCCGCAGTCATCGGCCTGAGTGCCCTGATCGTAGGTGCCGCGCTTTCGGCCCTGGTTGGTTTCAGTATTGCCTTGTGGGTAGTCTTCGCCGCGATCATTTTCGTGATTGCCGGGCCACTCGTCGTCGGGATCATCGAAGGTCGTCGCAAAGGCCAGGACGCATTCGCCCGCTATCTGATCTACGGCGCGTTCCTGCTGGCCTTGATCCCCCTGATCTCGGTGATCTGGGTCGTGCTCAGCCGCGGGGTTCCTGGGCTGTCCGGGAATCTCCTGGGCACCTCGATGAACGGCGTCAGCGGCGTCACCGACAATGAGGCCGCCAATGGTGGTCCGGTCTACGGCGGCGCCTACCACGCGATCGCCGGAACCGTGATCATCACTTTCTGGGCAACATTGATGTCGGTCCCGATCGGTCTGCTCACCGCGGTGTTCCTGACCGAGTACAGTGGCAGCAACGCAGCATTCCGGTGGATGGGGCGCATCATCACGTTCCTCGTGGACGTCATGACCGGAATTCCATCGATCGTTGCGGGCCTCTTCGCCGTGGCACTCTTCGTCCAGGTTCTAGGGGACCCCTCGGCCAGATTCGGATTCATCGCGTCCGTCGCATTGTCGGTGCTCATGATCCCGACGGTAGTGCGCAATACGGAGGAAATGCTCAAGATTGTTCCGAACGAATTGCGTGAGGCCTCGTATGCATTGGGGGTGCGCAAATGGCGCACCATTACCAAGGTCGTCATTCCGACGGCGATCTCCGGTATATCCTCGGGCGTTACCCTGGCCATTGCCCGCGTGATCGGTGAGACTGCGCCGATTCTCGTGACGGCCGGCTTCGTCTCGAGCATCAATTTCAACGCCTTCAGCGGATGGATGACCACGTTACCGACGTTCATCTACTACCAGATCATGAACCCGACGTCGCCGACGAACCCGCAGGTTTCCGAAGGTCGTGCCTGGGCTTCGGCCCTCATCCTGATCATCCTGGTGATGGCGCTGAATCTCATCGCCCGCCTGATCTCCAAGCTCTTTGCCCCCAAGACCGGTCGCTGA
- the pstC gene encoding phosphate ABC transporter permease subunit PstC: MSHSSSTVPAPGTSAEPGGEHGDEGNSPRQNRPVPVAGAKGSPAQDKVFASITLIAGGIILVVLAAVAFFLTWQASPIFSAASSEVTGGQGFLAYIWPLVLGTLIASVIALVLATPVGIGVALYISHYAPPRLAKGVGYVIDLLAAIPSIIFGAWGASVLAPKIVPFYDWLSSILGFLPIFEGPATATGKTILTAGIVLAIMILPIITSMCREIFAQTPVLQQEAALGLGATKWEMVRMTVFPFARAGIISSVMLALGRAMGETMAVTLVLSGGPFNPSLIQSGNQTVASEIALNFPEAYGLRLNELIAAGLVLFVITLVVNLLARLVISRYKEFSGANS; the protein is encoded by the coding sequence ATGTCTCACTCTTCTTCGACGGTTCCCGCCCCCGGAACCTCAGCCGAGCCCGGTGGGGAACACGGGGACGAGGGCAATAGTCCTCGGCAGAATCGGCCCGTTCCCGTGGCCGGTGCCAAGGGCAGCCCGGCCCAGGACAAGGTCTTCGCGAGCATCACGCTCATCGCCGGAGGCATCATCCTCGTGGTGCTGGCGGCCGTAGCTTTCTTCCTGACCTGGCAGGCCTCGCCGATTTTCAGCGCGGCGTCCAGCGAAGTGACCGGCGGGCAGGGCTTCCTGGCCTATATCTGGCCGCTCGTGCTCGGGACCCTGATTGCCTCGGTGATCGCGTTGGTCCTGGCGACCCCAGTTGGCATCGGCGTCGCCCTGTACATTTCTCACTATGCTCCTCCGCGGCTCGCCAAGGGTGTGGGCTATGTGATTGATCTTCTGGCGGCTATCCCATCGATCATTTTCGGTGCGTGGGGTGCTTCGGTCCTGGCACCCAAGATCGTTCCGTTCTACGACTGGTTGTCGAGCATCCTCGGATTCCTTCCGATTTTCGAAGGACCGGCGACCGCGACCGGAAAGACCATCCTCACGGCCGGAATCGTGCTGGCGATCATGATTCTGCCGATCATTACCTCGATGTGCCGCGAAATCTTTGCTCAGACCCCGGTGCTGCAACAAGAAGCAGCGCTCGGGCTGGGGGCAACCAAATGGGAAATGGTCCGGATGACCGTGTTTCCGTTCGCGCGAGCCGGCATCATCTCTTCGGTCATGTTGGCTCTCGGCCGGGCCATGGGCGAGACAATGGCCGTGACTCTGGTCCTTTCCGGCGGACCGTTCAATCCTTCCCTGATCCAGTCCGGAAACCAGACAGTGGCTTCCGAGATCGCGTTGAACTTTCCTGAGGCCTACGGCTTGCGCCTCAACGAGCTCATTGCAGCGGGCTTGGTTCTGTTTGTGATCACCCTGGTGGTCAATCTCCTCGCGCGCTTGGTGATCAGCCGATACAAGGAATTCTCGGGAGCCAACTCATGA
- the pstS gene encoding phosphate ABC transporter substrate-binding protein PstS: MKISRMGRFAAIAAAGAIALTACGSDNATGEAGTASSSAGPDVNGTLSGVGSSAQQAAMTQWQTDFQSQNSGANVQYSPDGSGAGRKAFLSGGANFAGSDAHLSDDEYSQAKDQCGPDGAIDIPVYVSPIAVAFNVKGVDSLNLDPATIAKIFKGEIKNWNDDAIKKQNQDADLPSTPITVVHRSDNSGTTENFTEYLSKAAEGAWGQEPSGDWPSQFKGEANKGTSGVISTTQSTDGAITYADESAVGDLSTAKVKDGDDYVEVSADSAAKAVEQSKKVEGRGQHDMSLELNRTPNDGSYPIVLVSYHVLCSGYSDQKTVDLVKAFENYVVSEDGQKSAASAAKSAVLPESMREDAKKAIESIKTK; encoded by the coding sequence GTGAAGATCTCTCGCATGGGGCGTTTCGCAGCCATCGCAGCGGCAGGCGCTATCGCATTGACCGCTTGCGGCTCCGACAACGCCACGGGTGAGGCGGGAACCGCCTCGTCTTCGGCAGGGCCCGATGTCAACGGCACCCTGTCTGGGGTGGGGTCCTCCGCCCAGCAGGCGGCCATGACCCAGTGGCAGACCGATTTCCAGAGCCAGAATTCAGGCGCCAACGTGCAGTATTCCCCGGATGGATCGGGAGCCGGTCGCAAGGCCTTCCTCTCGGGCGGTGCCAACTTCGCCGGCTCGGATGCTCACCTGTCCGATGACGAGTACAGCCAGGCCAAGGACCAGTGCGGTCCCGACGGAGCCATCGACATCCCGGTCTATGTGTCCCCGATTGCCGTCGCCTTCAACGTCAAGGGCGTCGACTCCTTGAACCTCGACCCCGCGACGATCGCCAAGATCTTCAAGGGCGAGATCAAGAATTGGAACGACGACGCCATCAAGAAGCAGAACCAGGACGCAGACCTCCCGTCCACCCCGATCACCGTCGTCCACCGCTCGGACAATTCGGGTACGACCGAGAACTTTACCGAGTACCTGTCCAAGGCTGCAGAGGGCGCCTGGGGGCAGGAACCTTCGGGTGACTGGCCCAGTCAGTTCAAGGGGGAAGCCAACAAGGGAACCTCCGGGGTCATCTCGACCACTCAGAGCACCGACGGGGCGATAACGTACGCCGATGAGTCGGCCGTGGGCGATCTTTCGACCGCCAAGGTTAAGGACGGCGACGACTACGTCGAGGTCTCGGCCGATTCCGCGGCCAAGGCCGTCGAGCAGTCCAAGAAGGTTGAGGGACGCGGTCAGCACGATATGTCGCTCGAGCTGAATCGTACGCCGAATGACGGCTCCTACCCCATCGTCTTGGTCTCCTACCACGTCCTATGCTCCGGTTACTCGGATCAGAAGACTGTTGACCTGGTCAAAGCATTCGAGAATTACGTTGTGAGCGAGGACGGGCAGAAATCGGCAGCCAGCGCTGCGAAGTCTGCCGTTCTTCCTGAGAGCATGCGAGAAGACGCCAAGAAGGCTATCGAATCGATCAAGACCAAGTAG
- a CDS encoding aromatic acid exporter family protein, producing the protein MSRFKVRERARSSRREIVSRARLGLSRVRSGLFQSIQITVAAVGAYFIAEVLFQHHQPLFAATAAIVSLGYVRGGNHMRRIMEVAIGCTLGIAVGDSLMYFLGRGPLQASLVLLFSLLLARFLDNGTIFSTQMGLQAVLVVLLPPAIDGPFARSLDAVVGGLCALVIMVLVPQDPRRQPKDEILHVAREFSRVLREASEAIGDYDATRAWHALSRARKTQPLLDQVESSLKTSKSMARVALTRRQAMEDIRFYEQALHGFDYAIRNARVLVRRIANVINTVQLRDEAISSLRDVLLELSEAVDLLGLALKADTEDARNVMRRRARIDLSSTAAKLDPQSLGVRTYQGEALVMIIRPLTTDLLVMTGMDEKSAGKVLVTIRQELTEAIDVIDPRDIEDQDS; encoded by the coding sequence ATGAGTCGATTCAAGGTCAGGGAGAGGGCACGGTCCTCGAGACGCGAGATCGTCTCACGGGCTCGGCTCGGCCTCTCCAGGGTTCGGAGCGGACTGTTCCAATCCATTCAGATCACGGTCGCCGCGGTCGGTGCGTACTTCATCGCTGAAGTCCTGTTCCAGCACCATCAGCCTCTGTTCGCCGCGACGGCCGCGATCGTCTCCTTGGGTTATGTCCGCGGTGGCAATCACATGCGTCGGATCATGGAAGTGGCCATCGGGTGCACCCTCGGCATCGCGGTGGGCGATTCGCTGATGTACTTCCTGGGGCGGGGCCCTCTCCAGGCCTCGCTCGTTTTGTTGTTCTCCCTGCTGCTGGCACGATTCCTGGACAACGGGACTATCTTCTCGACCCAGATGGGTCTCCAAGCGGTGCTCGTGGTTCTGTTGCCTCCCGCGATCGACGGGCCCTTTGCCCGGAGCCTCGACGCCGTCGTCGGTGGTTTGTGCGCCCTGGTGATCATGGTCTTGGTGCCGCAGGATCCACGGCGTCAGCCGAAGGACGAGATCTTGCATGTCGCCCGCGAATTCTCACGGGTACTGCGCGAGGCATCCGAGGCAATCGGGGATTACGATGCCACTCGGGCCTGGCACGCCCTGAGTCGCGCACGAAAGACCCAGCCGCTTCTCGACCAGGTCGAGAGCTCGCTCAAGACCAGCAAGTCCATGGCGAGGGTTGCGCTCACGCGACGCCAAGCGATGGAAGACATACGCTTTTACGAGCAGGCTCTCCACGGTTTCGATTACGCGATTCGAAATGCTCGTGTTCTCGTGCGGAGAATCGCCAACGTCATCAATACCGTTCAATTGCGGGACGAGGCGATTTCCTCGCTGAGAGACGTTCTGCTCGAGCTCTCCGAGGCAGTGGACCTTCTGGGCTTGGCACTCAAGGCGGACACCGAGGATGCCCGCAACGTCATGCGCCGTCGTGCCCGCATCGACCTGAGCTCGACGGCTGCGAAGCTCGACCCCCAATCCCTGGGCGTCAGGACATATCAGGGCGAGGCTCTCGTCATGATCATCCGCCCGCTGACAACTGATCTCTTGGTGATGACGGGGATGGACGAGAAGTCCGCCGGCAAAGTGCTCGTGACGATACGCCAGGAGCTCACGGAGGCCATCGACGTGATAGATCCGCGAGACATCGAGGATCAGGACTCTTAA
- a CDS encoding DNA repair protein RadA yields the protein MSPARKTTRNTNAYRCRECGWTTAKWVGRCGECQQWGTIEESGGPTVARTSAARSVETPARPIGEVDASVAQFSSTGIQEFDRVLGGGLVPGAVILMAGEPGVGKSTLLLDVAATFARGRPTHRDAQESAGRSDAPDGGSKPHEVLYVTGEESAAQVKLRADRINAVADTLFLAAETDLGSALAHMDKVSPRLLVVDSVQTLASADVEGSAGGVTQVREVAASIIAEAKKRNMTTLLVGHVTKEGTIAGPRLLEHLVDVVCQFEGDKNSRIRMLRAVKNRFGPTDEVGCFDLLEDGIEGVSDPSGLFVSRTAHPVAGTCLTVTMEGRRPLLAEVQALLDESSTAQPRRATAGLDSARTAMLLAVLQRRAGFNVGKLDCYLSTVGGVRLNEPAADLATVMALASAAEDKPLPRKLVVFGEVGLAGEVRAVPGIRQRINEVARLGFTHVMVPASPAGVGDVPEGVHVKEVASVVDAVDTLFPGRS from the coding sequence ATGAGCCCCGCACGTAAGACAACCCGGAACACCAACGCCTATCGTTGCCGCGAATGCGGCTGGACCACGGCCAAGTGGGTCGGTCGCTGCGGCGAGTGCCAGCAGTGGGGGACCATCGAAGAATCGGGCGGCCCCACGGTCGCCCGGACCAGTGCCGCTCGTTCGGTCGAGACGCCGGCCCGTCCCATCGGCGAGGTAGATGCCTCCGTCGCCCAGTTCTCCAGCACTGGGATTCAAGAGTTCGACCGCGTCCTGGGCGGCGGCTTGGTCCCTGGTGCCGTGATCCTCATGGCCGGTGAACCCGGAGTGGGCAAGTCGACCCTCCTCCTGGACGTCGCGGCGACTTTCGCCCGAGGACGTCCTACGCACCGCGATGCTCAAGAGTCGGCGGGGCGATCTGATGCCCCGGACGGAGGCTCCAAGCCTCACGAGGTCCTGTACGTGACCGGCGAGGAATCCGCAGCGCAGGTCAAGCTCCGCGCGGACCGCATCAATGCTGTCGCCGATACATTGTTCTTGGCCGCGGAGACGGATCTGGGTTCGGCCCTGGCCCACATGGACAAGGTTTCCCCCCGCCTGCTCGTCGTGGACTCCGTCCAGACATTGGCCAGTGCGGACGTCGAAGGATCGGCGGGCGGTGTCACGCAGGTCCGCGAAGTCGCCGCGTCGATCATCGCCGAAGCTAAAAAGCGCAATATGACAACGCTGTTGGTGGGACACGTGACCAAGGAGGGGACCATCGCGGGGCCGCGTTTGCTCGAGCACCTGGTGGACGTGGTCTGCCAATTCGAGGGAGACAAGAACTCACGGATCCGAATGCTCCGTGCAGTCAAAAACCGCTTCGGGCCCACGGACGAGGTCGGTTGTTTCGACCTGCTCGAGGACGGGATCGAAGGCGTCTCGGATCCATCCGGTTTGTTCGTTTCCCGTACCGCTCACCCGGTCGCGGGTACCTGCCTGACGGTCACCATGGAAGGACGCCGCCCTCTGCTGGCCGAGGTCCAGGCCCTGCTCGACGAATCCTCAACAGCCCAGCCGCGGAGGGCAACTGCCGGACTCGATTCCGCACGCACCGCGATGCTTCTCGCCGTGCTTCAGCGCCGGGCCGGATTCAACGTCGGCAAACTGGACTGTTACCTTTCAACCGTCGGAGGGGTCAGACTCAACGAACCCGCCGCGGACTTAGCCACGGTGATGGCACTGGCCTCGGCGGCAGAAGACAAACCGCTTCCCCGCAAACTCGTGGTCTTCGGCGAAGTCGGGCTAGCTGGTGAGGTCCGGGCGGTACCCGGAATCCGGCAGCGCATCAATGAGGTAGCCCGACTCGGGTTCACGCATGTCATGGTCCCGGCCTCACCCGCCGGTGTCGGCGATGTCCCCGAGGGCGTGCACGTCAAGGAAGTCGCTTCCGTGGTTGATGCCGTCGACACTCTCTTTCCGGGCCGTTCCTGA
- the disA gene encoding DNA integrity scanning diadenylate cyclase DisA, producing MASPRNKQLKKTLALLAPGTQLRDGLDRILQGRTGALIVLGKDRTVEAISSGGFTIDTEFTGTRLRELAKMDGAIVCDREVGTIYHAGVQLMPDPTISTEESGTRHRTAERVAKQTGFPVISVSKSMGVITIYTDGQRYPLEGAQEIMGRANQAIQTLERYTMRLEEELRNLSALEIQSDVTVRNVALALQRLELVRRISEEIGDSVVELGAEGRMIAMQLEELVLNQPTAELVFRDYLPSGQDTAVIERAQESLSDLSPVELADPVAIARAVGLPGGGDLDYTLHPRGYRLLSGVKSIPRSVSERLVDRFEGLQSLMAANLDDLRGVEGIGEYRARSIRESLARMAETSLLDRFM from the coding sequence GTGGCTTCACCCCGTAACAAACAGCTCAAAAAGACGTTGGCGCTCCTGGCTCCCGGAACTCAACTCCGGGACGGCCTCGACCGGATCCTTCAAGGACGAACCGGTGCACTGATCGTGTTGGGGAAGGATCGCACCGTCGAGGCCATCAGTAGCGGCGGGTTCACCATCGACACGGAGTTCACCGGCACCCGACTCCGCGAACTTGCCAAAATGGATGGCGCGATCGTGTGCGACCGAGAAGTCGGCACCATCTACCACGCTGGTGTACAGCTGATGCCGGATCCCACGATCAGCACCGAGGAGTCCGGAACGCGCCACCGCACGGCGGAACGGGTGGCCAAACAAACAGGGTTCCCGGTCATATCGGTCTCGAAATCCATGGGGGTCATCACCATCTATACGGATGGTCAGAGATACCCCCTGGAAGGCGCTCAAGAAATCATGGGGCGAGCGAACCAGGCCATTCAGACCCTTGAGCGATACACGATGCGCCTCGAGGAGGAGCTCAGAAACCTCTCCGCGTTGGAAATCCAATCCGATGTCACGGTGCGGAACGTGGCCCTGGCCTTGCAGCGCCTGGAACTGGTCCGCAGAATTTCCGAAGAAATCGGGGACAGCGTCGTCGAGCTGGGCGCCGAGGGCCGCATGATCGCCATGCAGCTAGAAGAGCTCGTCCTGAACCAGCCCACCGCGGAACTCGTCTTCCGCGATTACCTGCCGTCAGGCCAAGACACCGCTGTGATCGAAAGGGCCCAAGAGAGCCTCTCGGATCTTTCCCCCGTTGAGTTGGCGGATCCCGTCGCCATCGCACGGGCCGTTGGCCTCCCGGGTGGCGGAGACCTCGACTACACGCTGCATCCACGCGGTTACCGCCTGCTCAGCGGAGTCAAATCCATTCCGCGGTCGGTCTCCGAAAGACTCGTGGATCGGTTCGAGGGCCTGCAATCGCTCATGGCCGCCAATCTGGACGACCTTCGTGGCGTCGAGGGCATCGGGGAGTATCGCGCCAGAAGCATCCGTGAATCACTGGCCCGGATGGCGGAAACCAGCCTCCTCGACCGCTTCATGTAA
- a CDS encoding A/G-specific adenine glycosylase, whose translation MKFSNASAVRSNQPTSPEYRGTDLDPEKIQRLHRHIANWFAENARDLPWRAPDRTPWQVMVSEFMLQQTPVVRVLPQWRRWMDLWPTPADLAQATTGEAVREWGRLGYPRRALRLHAASVAIVERHGGEVPSEYEDLLALPGVGSYTAAAISVFAFEKRQTVIDTNIRRVHARAVSGKALPAKSLTSAETRLAHELMPEDDEAAALWNISVMELGALVCTAKAPKCDMCPVLDDCAWVAAGRPEAEYVPRGQTWKGTDRQARGAIMAVLREATKPVPRASLIAPNRDTPGVEPKSMTRLRALEASHEQLKRCLDGLIRDELAFEDERNRVTLPG comes from the coding sequence ATGAAATTTTCGAATGCGTCGGCCGTAAGGTCGAATCAGCCCACATCGCCCGAATATCGGGGTACCGACCTCGACCCGGAAAAGATCCAACGCCTTCATCGGCATATCGCGAACTGGTTCGCCGAAAACGCGCGGGATCTGCCTTGGCGTGCGCCCGACCGCACACCGTGGCAGGTTATGGTCAGTGAGTTCATGCTGCAGCAGACGCCCGTTGTCCGGGTACTGCCCCAGTGGAGGCGCTGGATGGACTTGTGGCCGACTCCGGCGGATCTGGCACAGGCCACGACCGGCGAGGCCGTCCGGGAGTGGGGGCGTCTCGGTTACCCCCGCCGAGCATTGCGGCTGCACGCGGCCTCAGTGGCGATCGTGGAACGTCACGGAGGCGAAGTTCCCTCGGAATACGAGGATCTTCTCGCGCTGCCCGGCGTCGGCTCGTACACCGCGGCGGCTATTTCGGTTTTCGCCTTCGAAAAGCGGCAGACCGTGATCGACACGAATATTCGACGCGTCCACGCCCGCGCTGTCAGCGGCAAAGCACTTCCGGCGAAGTCTCTGACCTCAGCCGAAACACGCCTCGCTCACGAGCTCATGCCCGAGGACGACGAAGCGGCGGCACTGTGGAACATATCGGTCATGGAATTGGGTGCGTTGGTCTGCACAGCCAAAGCGCCCAAATGCGATATGTGCCCCGTGCTCGACGATTGCGCCTGGGTCGCCGCCGGGCGGCCCGAGGCGGAGTACGTGCCGCGAGGCCAAACGTGGAAAGGCACCGATCGGCAGGCACGTGGCGCGATCATGGCCGTGCTGAGAGAAGCCACGAAGCCGGTTCCACGCGCATCATTAATAGCGCCCAATCGCGATACCCCGGGTGTGGAACCGAAGTCGATGACCCGGCTCCGCGCGCTCGAAGCCTCACATGAACAGCTGAAACGGTGTCTGGATGGGCTCATCCGGGACGAATTGGCCTTCGAAGACGAGCGTAATCGGGTTACGCTGCCCGGATAA
- a CDS encoding amino-acid N-acetyltransferase: MTTLRMRPARTSDVNGIRRLVAPYVETGALISKEAVDYFEAIQEFLVVEDLDASNPEGAAPLVGCGALHILWEDLGEIRTLAADERARGRGVGRMLVDALLERARGIGVERVFCLTFEVEFFRRMGFEVMTNQETIDHEVFAELLRSHDEGIAEFLDLARVKPNTLGNTRMIRAL; encoded by the coding sequence ATGACGACCTTGCGGATGCGACCTGCCAGAACTTCAGACGTCAACGGCATCAGGCGTCTGGTTGCACCGTATGTGGAGACGGGCGCCTTGATTTCCAAGGAAGCCGTTGACTACTTCGAGGCGATCCAAGAATTCCTCGTGGTCGAGGACCTTGATGCCTCAAATCCCGAAGGCGCGGCGCCGTTGGTCGGCTGCGGGGCCCTCCATATTCTGTGGGAAGATCTCGGTGAGATTCGGACCCTCGCCGCGGACGAGCGAGCTCGCGGACGCGGCGTGGGGCGGATGCTCGTGGACGCCCTATTGGAGCGCGCCCGCGGCATCGGCGTCGAGCGGGTGTTCTGCCTGACCTTTGAGGTCGAATTCTTCCGTCGTATGGGCTTCGAGGTGATGACCAACCAGGAGACCATCGACCACGAAGTCTTCGCGGAGCTCCTGCGGTCCCACGACGAAGGGATCGCGGAATTCCTCGACCTGGCCCGGGTCAAGCCCAATACGCTCGGCAACACCCGGATGATCCGCGCGCTCTGA